From the genome of Miscanthus floridulus cultivar M001 chromosome 10, ASM1932011v1, whole genome shotgun sequence, one region includes:
- the LOC136490071 gene encoding disease resistance protein RPM1-like isoform X2 — translation MDDVVLPLVGRKELVRDLKHWLYKSSVNHQHVITLIGESGVGKTKLVWTLYDRRKTLSHFDIYEWVSFGPNLSASDVLKIIIRRITDGEECHKDNIKDKLQEILKGKKYLFVIDAQLSNSEWNRIFAMLPDRKDVDVNVGSRIVRISHSRPDTPPPPYKEIPIEVKRFDDKEVVINLFKETFFTYGRNELPGEAIEKYAERIWDNTKGLPLAVVLLSGLLRTKEYPNEWNTVFKHLKKMQSKQIDKILSLCFDDLHYDLKSCLLYFAALPVNTFIRATNIVCMWMAEGFLVPKGTTVEKVGEQYLKELIDRRLVNLAPVGYNVPGYARVAVQSKVHAFLQLEAQEQCFVEIYSGDDIPALSDVRRLSLQNHKDKYAALSHPLPKLRAILSNFEAEQEAPQVGEKPPNEAGGEQGGNGDGPCLYPVRYCPGSSIRGGNKKKKQAKSCVQDLLQNSRFLRVIHFNGLEVGKELPAEIGYVVNLQYIRVTSCSLEKIPSSISRLCNLQTLDVRGTMVGSLPDEFWRIQTLRHVLGDRLILPKHVGALRNLQTLNSIKPDYDDAHAWGNKTFTHMIRLLYLHIRHGESQGIQDIFANRKNKAALVKAVAILKYLVVLIIKAPVIPSEVFTGSNLQRLKAMELVGKLDLPQNGIPDMEVRNRLPNLKKLRLMKTMVSQEFINQLGGLQFLSTLELTSNSFRQLIFKDGFRSLEELTVHEETLNRLEIHESALPELGDLDIISHSNELRVVIHGHSRLVEHIKAEDEELFKIMDVIITRQVEVENNKECDFNA, via the exons AT GGATGACGTGGTCCTGCCACTAGTGGGACGAAAGGAACTGGTGCGTGATCTTAAGCATTGGCTTTATAAAAGCAGTGTAAATCATCAACATGTGATCACCCTGATTGGGGAAAGTGGAGTCGGCAAGACAAAGCTGGTGTGGACCTTGTACGACAGGAGGAAGACCCTGTCTCATTTTGACATCTATGAGTGGGTGAGCTTTGGGCCAAATCTTAGTGCCTCTGATGTCCTCAAGATAATCATCAGGCGCATTACAGATGGAGAAGAATGTCACAAGGACAATATCAAGGATAAACTGCAGGAGATATTGAAAGGAAAGAAGTATCTGTTTGTGATAGATGCTCAACTCAGTAACTCAGAGTGGAACCGCATTTTTGCTATGCTCCCCGACCGCAAGGATGTGGATGTCAATGTTGGCAGCAGAATAGTGAGAATTTCACATAGTCGACCAGATACACCACCTCCTCCATATAAAGAAATTCCAATTGAGGTTAAAAGATTTGATGACAAAGAAGTAGTCATCAATCTGTTCAAGGAAACCTTCTTTACATATGGCAGAAATGAACTTCCTGGTGAAGCAATTGAAAAATATGCAGAGAGGATTTGGGATAACACAAAAGGGTTGCCACTGGCGGTAGTTCTTTTGTCAGGCCTTCTGCGGACCAAGGAGTACCCTAATGAATGGAACACAGTGTTTAAGCACCTGAAGAAGATGCAGTCAAAGCAGATTGATAAGATTTTATCCCTCTGTTTCGATGACCTTCATTATGATCTGAAATCTTGCCTCCTCTACTTTGCTGCATTGCCGGTGAATACTTTTATCAGGGCAACGAACATTGTGTGCATGTGGATGGCGGAGGGCTTCCTGGTACCAAAGGGCACAACAGTGGAGAAAGTAGGAGAGCAGTACCTGAAGGAGCTGATAGATAGGCGCCTTGTCAACTTGGCACCAGTGGGCTATAATGTTCCTGGGTATGCGCGTGTAGCTGTTCAGAGCAAAGTACACGCTTTCCTGCAGCTTGAAGCACAAGAGCAATGCTTCGTGGAGATCTACAGTGGTGATGACATCCCAGCTTTGTCGGATGTTCGACGCTTGTCGCTCCAGAATCACAAAGACAAGTATGCAGCTTTGTCACACCCTCTACCCAAGCTGCGAGCCATCCTGTCAAACTTTGAGGCAGAACAAGAGGCTCCACAAGTTGGCGAGAAGCCACCAAATGAAGCTGGAGgagaacaaggtggaaatggagATGGGCCATGCCTGTACCCAGTCAGGTACTGCCCTGGTTCCTCAATTAGAGGGGGCAACAAAAAGAAAAAGCAAGCCAAGTCTTGTGTGCAGGACCTGCTACAGAATTCAAGGTTCCTCCGTGTCATCCATTTCAACGGCCTTGAGGTGGGCAAGGAGCTTCCTGCCGAAATCGGCTATGTTGTGAACCTGCAGTACATCCGAGTTACTTCCTGCTCCTTGGAGAAGATCCCATCATCAATTAGCAGGCTGTGCAACCTCCAAACTCTTGATGTCCGAGGCACCATGGTCGGAAGCCTTCCAGATGAGTTCTGGAGGATTCAGACACTCCGTCATGTGCTGGGCGACCGTCTTATCTTGCCAAAACATGTTGGTGCCTTGAGGAATCTGCAGACACTCAACAGCATAAAGCCTGACTATGATGATGCCCATGCCTGGGGCAACAAGACCTTCACCCACATGATCCGCCTCTTGTACTTACACATCCGGCACGGTGAGAGTCAGGGCATCCAGGACATCTTCGCCAACCGCAAGAACAAGGCTGCCTTGGTAAAAGCAGTAGCCATTCTCAAGTACCTTGTCGTCCTCATCATAAAAGCTCCTGTCATTCCCTCAGAAGTGTTCACTGGGTCCAACCTCCAACGTCTCAAGGCAATGGAACTGGTCGGGAAGCTTGACCTTCCTCAAAATGGCATCCCTGATATGGAAGTCCGCAATCGCCTCCCAAACCTCAAGAAGCTGAGACTTATGAAAACAATGGTGTCACAGGAATTCATCAACCAACTAGGAGGCCTACAGTTCCTTTCCACCCTTGAACTAACCAGCAATTCTTTCAGGCAGCTTATCTTCAAGGACGGATTTCGCAGCCTCGAAGAGTTGACAGTGCATGAGGAGACACTCAACAGGTTGGAGATACATGAGTCGGCACTTCCCGAGCTTGGGGATCTGGATATTATCAGCCATAGCAATGAGCTCCGTGTTGTGATCCATGGTCATTCCAGGCTTGTGGAACACATCAAAGCTGAGGATGAAGAACTTTTTAAGATTATGGACGTAATAATAACGCGACAAGTCGAAGTGGAAAACAACAAAGAGTGCGATTTCAATGCCTGA
- the LOC136488461 gene encoding receptor-like protein 11, which translates to MVLNLRGNHLSGTWPDEKGESCSLEVIDLHGNQIQGRLPRSLASCKSLRHLDVVMNKFVDVFPSWLGNLPYLWLLILRSNQFYGPLTMPGGNKNHSVANGFFSSLQIVDLARNRFNGALPSEFFNVLKSMIRPQMNPDNIDMGDYSDVADFHLPPAEVQVSTKQLYLTE; encoded by the coding sequence ATGGTGCTAAATCTGAGGGGCAATCACCTCAGTGGAACATGGCCAGATGAGAAGGGAGAATCATGTTCTCTTGAGGTTATAGATTTGCATGGAAATCAGATCCAAGGGCGTCTGCCAAGGTCACTTGCTAGCTGCAAATCATTGCGACACCTTGATGTTGTCATGAACAAATTTGTGGATGTTTTCCCATCATGGCTTGGAAACCTTCCATACCTTTGGTTACTGATCTTGAGATCCAACCAATTTTACGGCCCTTTAACTATGCCTGGTGGAAATAAGAATCACTCAGTGGCAAACGGTTTCTTCTCTAGTCTACAAATTGTTGACCTTGCAAGAAACCGCTTCAATGGAGCCCTTCCTTCAGAATTCTTCAATGTTTTGAAGTCTATGATTCGTCCCCAGATGAACCCTGATAATATCGACATGGGAGATTATTCGGATGTTGCTGACTTCCACCTTCCACCGGCCGAGGTGCAGGTGTCTACGAAACAGCTATACCTGACTGAATAA
- the LOC136488459 gene encoding teosinte glume architecture 1-like, with amino-acid sequence MSPSDNSCITIDLSDLIVEQVPVCVWFVALWAISPRHYCPDRERHAHTAPVRARRRRAAAAAHRRHSSSSRGFPRGGPARGAEPGGVLRRPQARRARRVRGGGRDEGACGGGAAVRKPNEAPALGSPMKRPRSGPGGAAGAQCPSCAVDSCKADLSKCRDYHRRHKVCEAHSKTPVVVVPGREMRFCQQCSRLTPEFSSV; translated from the exons ATGTCACCATCAGATAACAGTTGCATAACTATTGACTTGTCTGATCTAATAGTAGAGCAAGTACCAGTATGTGTTTGGTTCGTTG CCCTTTGGGCCATTTCTCCCCGCCACTACTGTCCTGACCGTGAAAGACACGCGCACACAGCACCAGTTCGGGCACGAcgccgccgtgccgccgccgccgcccatcgccgccacagcagcagcagccgcggcTTCCCCCGCGGCGGCCCCGCGCGGGGCGCCGAGCCGGGCGGAGTGCTCCGTCGACCTCAAGCTCGACGTGCTCGGCGAGTTCGGGGCGGCGGACGGGATGAAGgagcctgcggcggcggcgccgccgtcCGCAAGCCCAATGAAGCGCCCGCGCTCGGGTCCCCAATGAAGCGCCCGCGCTCGGGTCCCGGTGGCGCCGCCGGGGCGCAGTGCCCGTCGTGCGCGGTGGACAGCTGCAAGGCCGACCTCAGCAAGTGCCGCGACTATCACCGCCGCCACAAGGTCTGCGAGGCGCACTCCAAGAcgcccgtcgtcgtcgtccccggCCGCGAGATGCGCTTCTGCCAGCAGTGCAGCCG TTTGACGCCTGAATTCTCTTCGGTATAA
- the LOC136490071 gene encoding putative disease resistance RPP13-like protein 3 isoform X1, whose product MAEAIVGSMLWKLQQVASREARTLVAVNEDIRSLCDKLMWMQAFLRDVQPSRRVQPNELIKVWLQQTRDAVFDAEDAVDQYFVQIDLSRFSGWSRTIWSFFASFTTQVVVRRDLSSRIRLINARLEGIIVNKDRYRLGESNTLGSIWRPSSSTSPLSEKMDDVVLPLVGRKELVRDLKHWLYKSSVNHQHVITLIGESGVGKTKLVWTLYDRRKTLSHFDIYEWVSFGPNLSASDVLKIIIRRITDGEECHKDNIKDKLQEILKGKKYLFVIDAQLSNSEWNRIFAMLPDRKDVDVNVGSRIVRISHSRPDTPPPPYKEIPIEVKRFDDKEVVINLFKETFFTYGRNELPGEAIEKYAERIWDNTKGLPLAVVLLSGLLRTKEYPNEWNTVFKHLKKMQSKQIDKILSLCFDDLHYDLKSCLLYFAALPVNTFIRATNIVCMWMAEGFLVPKGTTVEKVGEQYLKELIDRRLVNLAPVGYNVPGYARVAVQSKVHAFLQLEAQEQCFVEIYSGDDIPALSDVRRLSLQNHKDKYAALSHPLPKLRAILSNFEAEQEAPQVGEKPPNEAGGEQGGNGDGPCLYPVRYCPGSSIRGGNKKKKQAKSCVQDLLQNSRFLRVIHFNGLEVGKELPAEIGYVVNLQYIRVTSCSLEKIPSSISRLCNLQTLDVRGTMVGSLPDEFWRIQTLRHVLGDRLILPKHVGALRNLQTLNSIKPDYDDAHAWGNKTFTHMIRLLYLHIRHGESQGIQDIFANRKNKAALVKAVAILKYLVVLIIKAPVIPSEVFTGSNLQRLKAMELVGKLDLPQNGIPDMEVRNRLPNLKKLRLMKTMVSQEFINQLGGLQFLSTLELTSNSFRQLIFKDGFRSLEELTVHEETLNRLEIHESALPELGDLDIISHSNELRVVIHGHSRLVEHIKAEDEELFKIMDVIITRQVEVENNKECDFNA is encoded by the exons ATGGCAGAGGCCATCGTGGGGTCGATGCTGTGGAAGCTGCAGCAGGTGGCGAGCAGGGAGGCGCGGACGCTAGTGGCTGTGAACGAGGACATCCGGAGCCTCTGTGACAAGCTCATGTGGATGCAGGCCTTCCTGCGCGACGTCCAACCGTCGCGCCGTGTGCAGCCCAACGAGCTCATCAAGGTGTGGCTGCAGCAGACCCGCGATGCCGTCTTCGACGCCGAAGACGCCGTGGACCAGTACTTCGTCCAAATTGATCTCTCAAG ATTCTCTGGCTGGAGCCGTACCATCTGGAGTTTTTTTGCCAGCTTTACCACCCAAGTCGTGGTCCGGCGTGACCTCTCCAGCAGGATCAGGTTGATCAATGCAAGGCTGGAGGGAATCATTGTGAACAAGGACAGGTACAGGTTGGGAGAGTCTAATACGCTAGGATCAATATGGAGGCCATCCAGCTCCACGTCACCTCTCTCAGAAAAGAT GGATGACGTGGTCCTGCCACTAGTGGGACGAAAGGAACTGGTGCGTGATCTTAAGCATTGGCTTTATAAAAGCAGTGTAAATCATCAACATGTGATCACCCTGATTGGGGAAAGTGGAGTCGGCAAGACAAAGCTGGTGTGGACCTTGTACGACAGGAGGAAGACCCTGTCTCATTTTGACATCTATGAGTGGGTGAGCTTTGGGCCAAATCTTAGTGCCTCTGATGTCCTCAAGATAATCATCAGGCGCATTACAGATGGAGAAGAATGTCACAAGGACAATATCAAGGATAAACTGCAGGAGATATTGAAAGGAAAGAAGTATCTGTTTGTGATAGATGCTCAACTCAGTAACTCAGAGTGGAACCGCATTTTTGCTATGCTCCCCGACCGCAAGGATGTGGATGTCAATGTTGGCAGCAGAATAGTGAGAATTTCACATAGTCGACCAGATACACCACCTCCTCCATATAAAGAAATTCCAATTGAGGTTAAAAGATTTGATGACAAAGAAGTAGTCATCAATCTGTTCAAGGAAACCTTCTTTACATATGGCAGAAATGAACTTCCTGGTGAAGCAATTGAAAAATATGCAGAGAGGATTTGGGATAACACAAAAGGGTTGCCACTGGCGGTAGTTCTTTTGTCAGGCCTTCTGCGGACCAAGGAGTACCCTAATGAATGGAACACAGTGTTTAAGCACCTGAAGAAGATGCAGTCAAAGCAGATTGATAAGATTTTATCCCTCTGTTTCGATGACCTTCATTATGATCTGAAATCTTGCCTCCTCTACTTTGCTGCATTGCCGGTGAATACTTTTATCAGGGCAACGAACATTGTGTGCATGTGGATGGCGGAGGGCTTCCTGGTACCAAAGGGCACAACAGTGGAGAAAGTAGGAGAGCAGTACCTGAAGGAGCTGATAGATAGGCGCCTTGTCAACTTGGCACCAGTGGGCTATAATGTTCCTGGGTATGCGCGTGTAGCTGTTCAGAGCAAAGTACACGCTTTCCTGCAGCTTGAAGCACAAGAGCAATGCTTCGTGGAGATCTACAGTGGTGATGACATCCCAGCTTTGTCGGATGTTCGACGCTTGTCGCTCCAGAATCACAAAGACAAGTATGCAGCTTTGTCACACCCTCTACCCAAGCTGCGAGCCATCCTGTCAAACTTTGAGGCAGAACAAGAGGCTCCACAAGTTGGCGAGAAGCCACCAAATGAAGCTGGAGgagaacaaggtggaaatggagATGGGCCATGCCTGTACCCAGTCAGGTACTGCCCTGGTTCCTCAATTAGAGGGGGCAACAAAAAGAAAAAGCAAGCCAAGTCTTGTGTGCAGGACCTGCTACAGAATTCAAGGTTCCTCCGTGTCATCCATTTCAACGGCCTTGAGGTGGGCAAGGAGCTTCCTGCCGAAATCGGCTATGTTGTGAACCTGCAGTACATCCGAGTTACTTCCTGCTCCTTGGAGAAGATCCCATCATCAATTAGCAGGCTGTGCAACCTCCAAACTCTTGATGTCCGAGGCACCATGGTCGGAAGCCTTCCAGATGAGTTCTGGAGGATTCAGACACTCCGTCATGTGCTGGGCGACCGTCTTATCTTGCCAAAACATGTTGGTGCCTTGAGGAATCTGCAGACACTCAACAGCATAAAGCCTGACTATGATGATGCCCATGCCTGGGGCAACAAGACCTTCACCCACATGATCCGCCTCTTGTACTTACACATCCGGCACGGTGAGAGTCAGGGCATCCAGGACATCTTCGCCAACCGCAAGAACAAGGCTGCCTTGGTAAAAGCAGTAGCCATTCTCAAGTACCTTGTCGTCCTCATCATAAAAGCTCCTGTCATTCCCTCAGAAGTGTTCACTGGGTCCAACCTCCAACGTCTCAAGGCAATGGAACTGGTCGGGAAGCTTGACCTTCCTCAAAATGGCATCCCTGATATGGAAGTCCGCAATCGCCTCCCAAACCTCAAGAAGCTGAGACTTATGAAAACAATGGTGTCACAGGAATTCATCAACCAACTAGGAGGCCTACAGTTCCTTTCCACCCTTGAACTAACCAGCAATTCTTTCAGGCAGCTTATCTTCAAGGACGGATTTCGCAGCCTCGAAGAGTTGACAGTGCATGAGGAGACACTCAACAGGTTGGAGATACATGAGTCGGCACTTCCCGAGCTTGGGGATCTGGATATTATCAGCCATAGCAATGAGCTCCGTGTTGTGATCCATGGTCATTCCAGGCTTGTGGAACACATCAAAGCTGAGGATGAAGAACTTTTTAAGATTATGGACGTAATAATAACGCGACAAGTCGAAGTGGAAAACAACAAAGAGTGCGATTTCAATGCCTGA
- the LOC136488460 gene encoding receptor-like protein 31, with protein sequence MSLSPPSSPIHPALPALLLAETLLAHRSNALWTNTSSTPGVGGGSSSLQVPARCCRPKHAAALLQLKRSFTFTASSNGDCLSEYNPANTTLSSWIEGTYCCHWEGVACDCVSGSVTGLDLSSRSLGINGSSLHPALFSLTSLKYLVLDGNYFYGSHLPASGFELLTRLEELSLRFCGICGSNNFSGSGLSGQVPSLQNLSRLEFLDLSNNNLEENYLTMPVCTRNIPLGDGNVLRNLHSVYMSDNSFTGAIRASIFTQPALEYLDLSCNHLSGHIEEFQNPSAVLKEIYLFNNNLSGAIPSSFSQFRAVTIINLSRNNFKGTLDLYP encoded by the exons ATGTCATTATCACCCCCATCTTCTCCCATCCACCCAGCCC TACCAGCTCTCCTCCTCGCTGAGACCCTGCTGGCACATCGCTCCAATGCATTGTGGACAAACACAAGCAGTACGCCCGGTGTCGGCGGTGGCAGCAGCAGCTTGCAGGTCCCGGCGCGTTGTTGCCGCCCCAAGCACGCTGCAGCGCTCCTCCAGCTGAAGCGGTCCTTCACCTTCACCGCATCCTCCAACGGCGACTGCCTGTCTGAGTATAATCCGGCCAACACAACGTTGTCATCGTGGATCGAGGGCACCTACTGCTGCCACTGGGAGGGCGTGGCCTGCGACTGCGTCTCCGGGAGCGTTACTGGACTTGACCTCTCGTCCCGGTCACTGGGTATCAATGGCAGCAGCCTCCACCCTGCCCTCTTCAGCCTCACCTCTCTGAAATACCTCGTCCTGGACGGCAACTACTTCTACGGCTCCCACCTTCCAGCGTCTGGTTTTGAGCTGTTGACACGTCTTGAGGAACTCAGCTTACGTTTCTGCGGCATCTGTGGGTCAAATAATTTTAGTG GATCTGGTTTGTCTGGCCAAGTTCCCTCACTACAAAATTTATCAAGGCTGGAATTTCTAGACCTCTCCAACAATAACCTCGAAG AAAATTATCTGACCATGCCTGTTTGTACAAGGAATATTCCTCTGGGCGATGGAAATGTGCTCCGTAACCTCCACAGTGTGTACATGAGTGATAATTCATTCACCGGTGCAATACGAGCATCCATATTCACCCAGCCAGCGTTAGAGTATTTGGACCTGAGCTGTAACCATCTTTCGGGCCATATTGAGGAATTCCAGAATCCATCTGCGGTGTTGAAGGAAATTTACTTGTTTAATAATAATCTCTCTGGCGCAATTCCAAGCTCATTCTCGCAGTTCAGAGCTGTCACTATCATAAACCTCAGCAGAAACAATTTCAAGGGTACATTGGATCTGTACCCATAG